In the Larus michahellis chromosome 6, bLarMic1.1, whole genome shotgun sequence genome, one interval contains:
- the KCNJ13 gene encoding LOW QUALITY PROTEIN: inward rectifier potassium channel 13 (The sequence of the model RefSeq protein was modified relative to this genomic sequence to represent the inferred CDS: inserted 2 bases in 1 codon; deleted 2 bases in 1 codon), translating into MIRANQPPCRQNDQSNQLQTKTNPPPDTINTGMRHTNPFLKKKKKKKKRLLPTTCGKFLASAGTNTQNQPRPSPGAQVFFSCXQTLQKPKIRTDMIETNNTKSSAPLLTQRYLRMVTKDGHSTFQMDGAQGKGLAYLRDAWGILMDMRWRWMMLVFSASFVIHWLVFAVLWYLLAEMNGDLELDHDAPPDNHTICVKYITSFTAAFSFSLETQLTIGYGTMFPSGDCPSAIALLAIQMVLGLMLEAFITGAFVAKIARPKNRAFSIRFTRSAVVTHTEGKPYFMFQVANTRSSPLTSVRISAILYQEQENGQLHQTSVDFHLDSLTSDECPFFIFPLTYYHSITPSSPLAALLQREAAHHFELVIFLSAVQEGTGEMCQRRTSYLPSEIMLYHRFASMLARNAKGEYQIKMENFDKTIPELPVAADSKSPKRTAKEIRINGQHADSFQLSETGLTE; encoded by the exons ATGATCAGAGCTAACCAGCCCCCCTGCAGGCAAAATGACCAATCAAATCAGCTTCAGACGAAAACCAATCCCCCCCCCGACACTATAAACACAGGAATGAGACATacaaacccattttta aaaaaaaaaaaaaaaaaaaaaaaaagacttctacCAACCACTTGTGGGAAGTTTCTTGCCAGTGCTGGGACCAATACACAGAACCAGCCCCGTCCCTCTCCTGGAGCCCAGGTATTCTTCTCCTG ACAAACCCTTCAAAAACCG aagATAAGAACAGACATGATAGAGACCAATAACACCAAGTCCAGCGCTCCCCTCCTGACCCAAAGATACCTGAGGATGGTGACCAAGGATGGACACAGCACATTCCAGATGGATGGTGCCCAAGGAAAAGGTCTGGCATACCTCCGAGATGCATGGGGAATACTGATGGACATGCGCTGGAGATGGATGATGcttgtcttttctgcttcttttgtcATTCACTGGCTAGTCTTTGCAGTGCTTTGGTATTTGCTGGCTGAGATGAACGGCGACCTAGAGCTGGACCACGATGCTCCACCTGACAACCACACTATATGTGTCAAGTATATCACCAGCTTTAcagctgctttctccttctcACTGGAAACGCAACTCACAATTGGTTATGGCACTATGTTCCCAAGTGGGGACTGTCCCAGTGCTATTGCACTGCTGGCAATACAGATGGTCCTGGGGCTCATGCTGGAAGCCTTCATCACAG GTGCTTTTGTGGCAAAGATCGCCCGGCCAAAGAATCGGGCTTTCTCCATCCGCTTCACCCGCTCTGCTGTAGTGACACACACCGAGGGGAAGCCATACTTTATGTTCCAGGTGGCCAACACGCGCTCCAGCCCACTGACCAGCGTCCGGATTTCTGCTATACTTTACCAAGAACAAGAGAACGGGCAGCTGCACCAAACTAGCGTTGACTTCCACCTAGACAGCCTTACTTCAGATGAGTgtccttttttcatctttccgCTGACCTACTACCACTCAATCACTCCATCCAGCCCCCTGGCTGCTCTCCTCCAAAGAGAAGCTGCTCACCATTTTGAGCTGGTCATCTTTCTGTCAGCTGTGCAGGAGGGCACAGGAGAAATGTGTCAAAGGAGAACATCCTACCTGCCCTCAGAGATCATGCTGTACCACCGCTTCGCCTCCATGCTAGCCCGCAATGCCAAGGGTGAATATCAGATCAAGATGGAGAACTTTGACAAGACTATCCCTGAGCTCCCAGTTGCGGCTGACTCAAAGAGTCCAAAAAGGACTGCCAAGGAGATCCGCATCAATGGACAGCACGCTGACAGCTTCCAGCTCTCCGAGACTGGCCTCACAGAATAG